The Labeo rohita strain BAU-BD-2019 unplaced genomic scaffold, IGBB_LRoh.1.0 scaffold_290, whole genome shotgun sequence nucleotide sequence ttatagacttttcattaagaccctaaagaatcatatcagcttgtggaaaatgggcatcctaTGACCCTTTTAAGTTTAAGTAATGAAAATTTACCGTAGCCCTGTTTGATTTCATGCGTGTCAATGATCATGTACCTTGTTGTGTAGGAACTGCTGCGGTAGTTTGGCTTGATTTCTTCTCAGAGTTTGAGCTGCTGACTGGAATCAGTGTTGTTGTATCAACTGGAGCTGCAGATGATAAATGCTCAGATGTATTGTACTTTTAAACATTAAGATCATATTTTCATACTTAATCCTTACATCACATGACATACAATTTGTGTTTATCACAATTTACAGAGTTAATTATGCCTCTGTTATATGTGAGTGAATACAGTGAGCTGCAGCCCATAAACCTTCAGTTTTTCCTGAATCAATTACATTATTAgtcatcatatatatatatatatatatatatatatatttttttttttacctaaataCTTGACAGTATATGTGGCTGAGGTCTTCAGTTCATTTCTCTGAGTAACCTGACATCTCCACTCTCTGTTGTGATCTTCATTCAGAAGTGTTGTAGTCACAGTGATGTTACAGTTTGTTGAGGAGAATAATATCTGATATCTGGAGTCTGTCTGCAGATTCACACCAGCCTGATTCATCATATTGTTATACGTGATCATTATGTTACATACAGTTTGTTTTTCCATAATCACTGTTTACAGCAGCAGTTTTTGGGAAGAGAGGTGTTACCATATAACCACATTCTCATTTATATGTCTGTCAAACACAGTGTCACTGTGAGCTGCAGCCCataaatttgacattattaataataagtctTTTCTTTGTATCAGagatttttctgaaattaattgaaGAAATTTAGTTTCTTACCTGAATAATTGACAGTATATGTGACTGAGGTCTTCAGTTCATTCCTCTGTTTAACCTGACATCTCCACTCTCTGTTGTGATcttcattcaggagtgttgtAGTCAGAGTGCTGTTACAGTGTGTTGAGGAGAATGATATCTGATATCTGGAGTCTGTCTGCAGATTCACACCAGCCTGATTCACCCAGATCAGCTGAATTCCCTCAGTACGGACCAAAGTATCACAAGAGACTCCATCATAATACAACTGACAGGAGAGAGTCACAGAGCTGCCTGGTCTCATCTCAGTctgtgaggatgatgaagatactgaaacagaaaataagACTAAGATTACATGACTGATTTCAGTTTTTTCAGGGacaacaatattactgtttaaatcAACATATACATTCACAGAAACACTGACCATCAAGAAAATGCAGATAAACACATGCATCAGTTCCTTGTTGTTGTCCATTCACATATTGTCGGCAGCTGTAAAATCCATAATCTTCTTTTGTGACTTTCTTGATGTTCAGAGAGCAGTCAGAGCCCAGACTCAGTCTCTCATGTCTCTCTATGTCATTCTTCTTTTCTCCTCCAGCAACCAGTTCAACTGTCCCTGAATGTTTCTTATAGATCCATGTAGTTGAATTGCAGTCAGAAAGAGCATTATTACAGGGCAGACGGACATTTTCACCAGAATTGCAGAACACAGTGTCATTCACTCCACTGCTacctacaaaaaaattaaaaaaaaaaaaaaagaagaagaagaaaaaaagaggtattttttttctgcaaagtttagctccaacccttatcaaatacacataaacaagctaatcaaggtcttcagggtCACTAGAAAGTTGTGTGATCAGCAATAAAACAGCATCTGCAAACACCACATTTTGCACATTCAAACTCCAGCCAGACTCATTGCAAGAgtgattatattaattaaatcatttttgaaataaTTGTTCACCTTATACAGATTGTCTTACAGATCATAGACAGATTTCTTTACCTGTGAAGAGTGGACAGAGAATGATCAGTCCCAGCAGACACATGTGACACTTATCAGccattttctgtttctgtcaGTCCTTCTTTTCATTATATAGTCACAACTCTTCCTTTAAACATCATCAGCCCCTCCTGTGGGTGTTAACCTCCCTTGATCTGAAACAACTGACTGTTTAGTCTTGACACTATGATATAGCTGCATTGTGGTTATAAGAACCTAGTGAGTTTTACCACACTTGTTCAAACCCCGAGACACaagactttttaaatgttttttaaaagaaatcctaaattatgaaatatataggggaaaataatattttattgaactgaaaaacaaaatgcgAACAATGTGAACTGAACTTGTACTTTATGAAGTTAAacttctgttttaatgaattatatgcagtaataaacatgTAAAGTGAAGCTGCATGATTCTGGatatttttctggatttatttatttatttatttatttatttttttttttttataaattagagATTCACAATTCtctgacaaaatgttcactGCCTAatctatatacagtatttttatatatatatatatatataaaattgatagtggaacaaaatttaaaaaagaagatGGTGTctcaattaataaatacttgttTCAGTGTTTGAATAGAAATCGCGATCTTTTAGCTGGGACGACCCTGATCACAACACAGGGCTATGCGGTACAGACCAAATTCGAGAAGACTTCACCGTGACGTCATTTGCAGCAGCttgcatagtggttgcagaaaaacactggtagcaAGTGGAGGTAAATGTGTAaactccatggaataagagaaaaaaaatatatttttgatgtcaaaatcggaatgcaaataatttttatacaatactgtagtcaaagaccccatttgaagctaaacgcagacgtttaaacgGACATACTATTGATGAAaatgctatgattactctacttttaaagcataaatgtgatttaaacaataggtctacataattttcaaatatgctgttcataggggatgtactgtattagccctacagttacagcatgaaatatcccactaaacattggacgtcggatagacgtgcagatcatgtctatattgggtCCTTCGGTCAGGGTCACGTCACTACGACGTCACATTGCGCAGTGggattatttaaacctattactattaactttttaacataacatttttttattttatctcacaattctgatttttgtttctcacaaatgcaagtttatatcacctaatttggactttataacttgatttaacaaaactagtgaGTTTGTTAATTCTGAGGGAAAGAAGCAgtagtgtgggatataaactctgaccTGAGGGGAGAATGacgagtttttttttcctctagagttgtgggatataatcttggaattgcgaaaataaagtctttgaaatataattttgaaatataaaatcaaatttagtattttttttaaatctaagtattttATTCCATATCCTTGTAATTCTCCAGCTGAAAGGCGATCTCTCCGGCGGGAACGTTttcccgaatgtttacaaacaggtTTGGTCTATTGATGGATAAGATGGTCCTAGATGGCTTTACATTCATCATTGTTTCGCCACTGCTCATCTGGATGCTTGATTTTGCTATTTGGATTGTAGATATACTCTATTGTTATGCCGGCCAACCACCGTGGAATCAATCCTACTTCATTAATTACTATATCCTGTGCTCCGTATCTATCTGCTCTACACATACGCAATGATTGCGCGCTACGTCCTGCATTAGTGGTGTTTAACTGTTGTTCACTCACAAACAAGGCTACTGTGCTTTCCACGCTGCTAACTGAGAAAGACCTGGATTTTTTGATGTTTACTGATACATGGCAAATACCTAACGACTATTTCCACCTAAATCTCCTCACTCCCTCTGGATACAGCTACCTGGCCAAACCCCAGACATCTAGGGATGGTGGTCTGGCTGCTGTCTCGCGCATCCATTCCTGTCAAAACCATTAACTTGGTGGGTGAACCTTTGAATACCTAGTTCTCAAAATGGACATTTCCTATGATTGTCATTCTCTTGTATGGGGCACCCAAATCTATGTCAAATTTTTTCACTGAACTGCATGACCTAATAACCCTTACTTGCATGATGTCGTCTTCTGTTATCTTACTTGGTGATTtcaacatacattttaatatggaTTGTACAGATTCCCGCAAACTCATGTcagtttttgaatgttttaattttgtacaGCACATTCACTTTCCTACAAATCTAAAAGGTCACACACTGGATTTGATTTGTACTACCTTGCAATGCCTTTGGCCTGTCTGTTTCACATCTCTTTCAGATGTGACTAAGAGTGATATAACTCTGGTGCCATTTCATATTTCTGGGTGCCTGCCCATTGTTGTTATGGCACGTGGACTAACAGGTTTGGAGTTTTTTCACAAGTGCTTCAGACACTGGTCCTGCTAGCAGCATCCCCCAAAGCATCCACTAGAGGATGCAGCATCTTGTTCCTTCTCAAAGGAACCATGATTACATGTGTAACCCAAGATGTTCGGCATGCAATCTTTGACAGAGCTGCCAAATAACatgtgattttgtcatttttccaTGGTTAGGTCTGGTTTTCAATACAGTAAATTACTgaactgatactttttttttctaattacaAGTTGTGTTTCTTAGTACTGTGACACATGTTCTGATCAGTCTACAGGTTATTTAGTTCTATAATACATCCTAAAGTTTTTTCAGAGTTTTTCAGTACAAAACTGGGTTTAAATGTCAAGAGTTCCTGTTGGTATGAAAGTAACACTTGTTACTTTTGTCCCGCTACAGTAACAAGTGTTTCATTTGTCCAGCTGCTAATGTGGTGACTTTCTATGTcttgcagcatttattaaaatatgtttgtcaCTGACTCAAGGACAAACAAGAGCATGTAAATCAGCTAAACAGTGATTTATNNNNNNNNNNNNNNNNNNNNNNNNNNNNNNNNNNNNNNNNNNNNNNNNNNNNNNNNNNNNNNNNNNNNNNNNNNNNNNNNNNNNNNNNNNNNNNNNNNNNNNNNNNNNNNNNNNNNNNNNNNNNNNNNNNNNNNNNNNNNNNNNNNNNNNNNNNNNNNNNNNNNNNNNNNNNNNNNNNNNNNNNNNNNNNNNNNNNNNNNNNNNNNNNNNNNNNNNNNNNNNNNNNNNNNNNNNNNNNNNNNNNNNNNNNNNNNNNNNNNNNNNNNNNNNNNNNNNNNNNNNNNNNNNNNNNNNNNNNNNNNNNNNNNNNNNNNNNNNNNNNNNNNNNNNNNNNNNNNNNNNNNNNNNNNNNNNNNNNNNNNNNNNNNNNNNNNNNNNNNNNNNNNNNNNNNNNNNNNNNNNNNNNNNNNNNNNNNNNNNNNNNNNNNNNNNNNNNNNNNNNNNNNNNNNNNNNNNNNNNNNNNNNNNNNNNNNNNNNNNNNNNNNNNNNNNNNNNNNNNAAATGGTAACAattcagtttcatttatttttattaattgtgtcaataaccattttattgtttaattttctcttttctttttttgtctttatttactgttgttatttttgttgacaTTGCTTGTTCTctattgtttgtatttgtaaatgATTGTGTGTCACTTGTCAGCTGACTGCAGCATGGATGATGGGTCCAAGACAAATTTCCTCACTGTGGGATAATAACGTTTACCATACCTTACCTTACCTTACCTTACCTTAccttgtgctactactgacttaagacagtaaataaaattagctaaTAAAagcaacaacagtaaaacaaagcaattgcataatttattcatgccgcaatgcactctgggagtgagtgagtagctatactaagtcaagaGTAAACCTAAAGTAAAGAAtcaagtaccccctacagttctttttttagttactagaactctggcgtaagtaaactatactaactaaTCATTTGTCAGCACAGcatactattcctatttcactttacttaatTTAAGGCTATTGATTTCCATGCTTTctttaagtaagcccaactaattagattttacagtgtaacaatAAGCATCCTGCTGTTTTACAATTTCAGTGATTGCAAATTGTTTGGCTAATTCAGTTAAAACTAGGTTTAACTTTTGTTTATTAAACAGGCTGTACATATCCCTTCATGAACTGAAAAGACAAAGAGCTTAAAGTCATGCAGCAGCCCACTTACAGAAAGAAGAGGAACTGAACGTGTGATGGCACTCCTTAGTCTAAACTGGCTTCAGCAACGATCACAGTTCTGTGTGGTCTGAACCAGTTTGGTCTAACTGAACTCACACTGAGGGATAAAATGTTTCCTAAACTCAAAATTGAGCTCACAGCACAACACTAGAACAAACCACCAGGGTATAAAAGAGGGCAAAGACAAACATTATGGCTGAGGAAAAAACAAGAACGTTTTTGTAGTCCTGTTGTGTGTTTTGAGTGCTGGTGGATGATTGAGTTATTAATGCAGATACAGTAAGTAGactgtgtttacaaagtgagaaCTGCACACACTGATCTCACACTGTTAAACAGTGTTGGTATCTTCTGTGTATCTTGAATGTAAACCAACGTTTACATTGTAGTAATGGTTATCATTTGTGAgtgaaggaaaagtaaaaaaaataaataaaatggtaacactttacaatacgtgtgcacaaatatgtattaattcatgcttaactaaagcagagataatcatgagttaataCATAACTCATGAataactaaaccatttattaataattatttaatcagcaacaaatgaacattctatttgattcatagattaagtaatcaataaattgttattagtttaatgtgtcataatgtattaattccctaataacttattttattaattaatggtgtaaattaatatgttaattaccacaatggGTTGAATCCATGCATTTCATCTTCCAGttgtctattttaattaatcattagctaatgatttgcaaagataacattatgttatgactttacttgttgaggcacagaactatttaataattgttaagtaatatgtcattgtggttatggatttagaatagttagtcatgtgcctcaacaagtaaagtcataacgataatgatatctttgcaaatcatttggtAATGATTagttaaagcagacaactggaagttgaaagGCATGGCTTCAACCCATGAAAATGCATGGCTCCAACTCATTGAGGCACATGACTTCCTAACTAATTATatatccataaccacaatgacatattacttaacaattagttaacagttctgtgcctcaagtaaaagtcacaacataatgatacatttgcaaatcattagctaatgagtaattaaagcagAAAACTAGAAGTTGAAACATACCTTTGACCACTGTGGTATttaacatatgaatttacatcattagtgaacagaagttattagggaattaatacaatatgacacatttaactaataacaatttactgattacttaatctatgtctatgaatcatataaaatgttcattagttgctgatgtagtaatcattaataaatggtttagttcttcatgaattatacattaactcgtgattatctgtgcattaattaagcatgaattaatgcatatttgtgcacacattgtaaagtgttaccaaaaatctatatatatatatagatagatagatagatagatagatagatatagatatagacaTAATtggtagcagtagtagtagtatgtaATTTTCTATTACATGctatttttggagaaataaAAGTGAGTTTCAGGGATCACTTGCTAAGTcagaatttacaaaaattacttGCTATATACAGTACATGTTTAAAGATACTTCTTTATCACACATCAGTATAGTGTGAGCGAAATGCAGCTGTGTCAGTGTCAGGACACTAAAACACTTGACACATCTGACACTTGTTTCAGTTCAGATAGGGTTAACAACCACAGGAGGGGCTGATAATGTTTAAAGGAAGAGCTGTGactatataataaaaagaaagactgacagaaacagaaaatggCTGATAAGTGTCACATGTGTCTGCTGGGACTGATCATTCTTTGCCTACATCTCAAAGGTAAAGATATTTGTGAAATTATTGTGAAAGATCTGTATAATGTGAAGATCCAATCTATTTCAAATTCATGTCATTATCTTAGAGTCATGTGGTGTTTGTAAATACCTGTTTTATTCCTGAGCACACTCAGAAGTCTGATGCAAAGGGTCTGTTCATGCTAAGTGTGATCTGAACTGCTAACACCTGTTTAACACCAATTTTGTCTGCATTGTTCATTTTCCACTTAAACTAAAGAGTGTCGTTTAAGTATTGCAGCACGAGTATTCTGGCTGTAGCTCAGTGTGTTTCACTCTCAAAAAATTAGGCATAAGTAACTTCATGTTATTGGTAACACCTCTCATCCCCAAAAATGCTACTGTAAACAGTGATAATTGAACACAAACTGTATGTTAAGTGATGTAATCATCAAGTAATATGATATTAATGTTCAACAGTATGATGCATCTAAACATTCATCTTCTCAACACCTATTCCAGTCAGCAGCTCAAACTCTGAGAAGAAATCAAGCCAAACTATGACTGCAGCTCCTACAAAACAAAGTAAATGTTTACTATCACACATTATCAGTATCGCACTTTAGTGGTTTACACTGGATAAAAACCACAAAATGAGTCATGgctataatataaacatttaattttcaaaCTGATTATACAACAAATGTAATACATAAGATAcatctgttttgtgtgttttcacaATATGATGAATCTGAACTAAAATCTGTCCTTTAATttgtacagaaaaacaaaattcacaGACTACCCAAACCTTCAAGACGACTTCAGCTGCACACACTGCTGTAAATACTACACAGCAAGGTATTTATTCTTTCTCATTGTCATTGTTTAAGATGGCAGTTACAGAGAAAGAGCTTAATAAATCTTActtaatttgtaaataatttacttCCCCTCACAAACAGAATGTCAACATAAAAgctaatgtaaataaattattttagtaaactTGGTTTTTcagattaaatgattaaaatcataGTGAGCATTTAAGAAACTATACAAGGCCTTCCAGCACCACAGAGTCTGAGTGATATGAAACTACTCCTGACTACAGCAGCTGAAATAAATTTCAGTTTGTAATGTATTGATGTTGTGTTCATGCATTAAAATAAGATCAACTACAGTGACAGACACCACATTTATCATAATTGCAGATACTACACAAAATTCCCTGAAAAAAGGTATGTTACCTCCTCTTTTGTAaattactttggataaaagtgtctcaatgcataaatgtaatgtataaaGTGGCAACAGTAGCTCAGAGGACCATGAGGCTCCTCAGTCACAGTTTTAACAAATTCTGGTAGAAACTTTCTATGTTCAACAGTATGATGCATCTAAACATTCATCTTCTGCTTCTCCAATAGATTTAACAACACCTATTCCAGTCAGCAGCTCAAACTTTGAGAAGAAATCAAGCCAAACTATGACTGCAGCTCCTACAAAACAAGGTAAATGTTTACTATCACACATTATCGATATCACAGTTTAGTGGTTTACACTGGATAAAAACCACAAAATGAACCATGACTATAATATACTCTTGTACAGTTTGTTGTCTGatacataaacatttaatttttaaaatgattatacaaCAAATGTAATATACAAGTTAcatctgttttgtgtgttttcaccATGTGATGAATTTGAACTAAAAATCTGTCCTTTAATTTGTACAGAAAAACTAAATTCATGGATTACCCAAACCCTCAAGACGACTTCAGCTGCACACACTGCTGTAAATACTACACAGCAAGGTATTTATGTATTCTTTCTCATTGTCCTTGTTTTAGATGGCaatcttatttaatttgtaaataatttactttcCCCTCACAAACAGAATGTCAACATAAAAgctaatgtaaataaattattttagtgaattgggTTTTTcagattaaatgattaaaatcataGTGAGCATTTAAGAAACTGTACAAGGCCTTCCAGCTGAGGTGAATAAATTTCAGTTTGTAATGTACTGATGTTGTGTTCATGCATTAAAATAAGATCAACTACAGTGACAGACACATTTCCCGCTAGAAATttaacgttcccagaacgtcctCAGAACGTCCCCACTGGTGTCAAAGACGTCCCCATAACATTCTGAGACGGTcacgatgtggagttctttaaaggtttgggggacattatttggaggaccttcacagaacattcaggacgttcttgggacgtttagaggaccatattttatttggaaatgtgagGTCCCCCAAACCTTGTCAGAACGTCCacgctggtgtcaaggacgtcaCCTATTAAGATTCCCAGGACGTTCCGAGAcggtcatgatgtggagttctttaaagggttAGGGGATGTTATTTAGAGGacattcacagaacattcaggacgttAATGGTTTggatctatattttataacttgagccaatgaaaaacaaataatttgcactgaacaatatttctatgaaaactgttttattaaacctggcatgaaagtatatttttcttgttgaagaaagtcaattaatttaaattctagttttgatctaaataaaaagatatagatttaatcaaaacaaaatttcccatttaagaaataagattataaattatttagaattactgCAACTGACATCCAGTCacagatgaaatcaactgaaataaaagacataaaatttCTTaagatctcagcaaaggaggattaaacaactccacaaacagtttgactttatttgtcatGCAGAAGTTCTTACTGAGAACTAACAGaggtttattttcacagttttagtgAATTCCATTTGAAGGTTACCATTTTGGTGaatagtgtttgctttagttggtcaCTTGGTTGTTGACATTATaccattgttatattttttttcttttgctgctgCAATTCTGTGTTGAGAAAGCACATTATGATAGCAGAGCAAACTAAGATAAAATGCAATCAGGTAATGTTGGCCTCTTGATGCTGGGGAAATCTTTATATAGTGGCTTGACTCATTGATTATTGCATTGTTTATTATAGTAGCTCATTGGTATACTGATTGTGTTTTTGACCATGTGACCATATTTGTTTTGTGCACGAAGGAGATTGATTTGtggcacacatagacatgaaGAATCGGCCTAAGAATCTCAAcgatggtgacaatcaacaaaatattcagataaacagatctctgaacatcacaaaacaagctactaATAAGTTGCAACACAAATagcaaaaattaaagcaaatagtaaaaataaaagaaaatactaagaCAATTCAGGTGCATAATGACCACATTAATGGTGACTTCAAACAAACCATTCAACATCTAAACTTCTGTTctcaataaaaacttttttaaacatatgacagaaattaagtcaaactggttagtaatgagtgaagctgctgatgctgtttgtggagtttttaatcctcctctgctgagatcttgagagatttaatcttttatttcagttgattttatctaaggctgtgactggaagtcagttgtagtaattataaattgttttaataaattatttcttaaatgggaatttttgttttgattaaatctatatctttttgtttagatcaaaactagaatttaaattaattgacaagaaaaatatactttcgtgccaggttttataaaataattttcatagaaattttgtttagtgcaatttatttatttttcattggctcaagttataaaatatagatgtgaaccctaattttttttaattggatgaatgaaaacattttttcaatcaaattttttttaattggatgaatgaaaacatttttttcaatctaatttttttttcattggatAAATGAAATGGAGTTAATAAAGTTAACTAAAGTTCGGGAACAAGGCCACGCCCCAACCAATCAGCTCGCTCCTCGTGAACTATTTATGCAAG carries:
- the LOC127160132 gene encoding uncharacterized protein LOC127160132; this translates as MADKCHMCLLGLIILCPLFTGSSGVNDTVFCNSGENVRLPCNNALSDCNSTTWIYKKHSGTVELVAGGEKKNDIERHERLSLGSDCSLNIKKVTKEDYGFYSCRQYVNGQQQGTDACVYLHFLDVSSSSSQTEMRPGSSVTLSCQLYYDGVSCDTLVRTEGIQLIWVNQAGVNLQTDSRYQISFSSTHCNSTLTTTLLNEDHNREWRCQVKQRNELKTSVTYTVNYSAPVDTTTLIPVSSSNSEKKSSQTTAAVPTQQDTQITPTPETTSAPITTQQVSPSVIGIVVAAALAVLLPAVIFWVICKKRADNRRETNDPVEHKDDVTYTEVATYCKIQAKKNKVHDDDKVTYSSIRGATAEPQDDCSQLYASVNKNHHK